The Sandaracinaceae bacterium genome includes the window GCTTCTTGCAGTTCGTGGCGGGCAACAGCGCGTTCGATGGGCGCCAGCTGTTCGTGACCGACACGGCGGCCAGCGTGGACCTGTGGGCTGCCCCAGCTGCTCCCGATGCGGTCTATGCACGGGTTCGCGGCACGCGCCCTGGCGCGCCCACGGGGACGGTGAACGGCTTCTTCCGGGGCAGCTACCTGTTCGCGTTCCAGGAGGACCCCGACCAGTACTCGTTCGTGGCCAACGCCTACGACGCAGCCTTCATGGTCATCTACGGCGCGGCCTGGGCGGCCGCCAACGAGGGCTCGTCACGCAGCGGCCGGGGCATCGCGCGCGGCATGCGTCGGCTCAGCGCGGGCGTGCCCATCGCGCTCGGGGCCACCACCTGGCCCACGGCGCTCGCCGAGCTGAGCGCGGGACGGTCCATCAACGTGGAAGGCGCCTCCGGGGACCTCGACGTGGATCCCGTCACCGAGGAGATGACGGCCGACGTGGAGGTGTGGACCATCGACACCGCCGACGAGCCGCGCATCGTGGTGGACGCGCGTTACTCGGCGGCGGACCTCGCGGCGCTCTAGGCGCCGGGGGCTCTCAGTTCCTGCGCCGCCTACGACGGCGACGCGTGGGCTCCTCTTCGGGGGCCACGTACGGCGGGTCGATGGCCCAGTCCGGCACGGGCTGATTGCGGGCGGCACAGTCGAGCGCGTAGAGCTGCGCGGCCTCCGCGAAGAAGTCGCGCGTCTGGATGGAGCCCAGCTTGCCGGAGCGCAGGCGCCCCTGGCTGCCGATGATGAGCCGGATGCGGTCCTTGAGGCGCCGCGGCATGGCGATGCGCTCCGAGACCTCTTCCATGAACCACTCGAACGCGGCCGCCTGGTTGCGTGCCCCGTCGAGGGCCTCGTTGAGCGGGCCAAGCAAGAGCGCAGACACCATGACGGCTTCGCTGATGGCCTCGCCGGCCGCGATCTGAGCGTCCACGGCGGCGAGCCGCAGCCACGTCAGATCGGCGTCGGGCGCGCGATCGTCCAGGTAGCCCGCCAGCTCTGGCAGGATCTCTGCCAGCACGCCCAGGTCCCACGCCAGGTAGAACGAGCGGTGTGCCGCGCCTCCGCGCAGCAGGCGGAAGATCTCCTCGAGGATGCGGGGCTTCGCTGCGCGCGCGAGCTCTCCGCGATACGCTTGGATGGCGTCCAGCACGTCCTCGGCGATGCCCAGATCGAGCCGCGCGCTGAACTTGATGGCGCGCAGGATGCGCACGGGGTCTTCGCGGAAGCGCACGATCGGGTCGCCGATCATGCGCAGCACGTGGCGCTCCACGTCGGCCATGCCGCCCACGTAGTCGATCACCTCTTCGTGCTCGATGTCGTAGAACAGCCCGTTGATGGTGAAGTCACGACGGATGGCGTCCTCGAAGGGCTCCCCGAACACGTTGTCGTTCACGATCAGCAGGTCTTCATCCGGGCGGATGCCCTCGGCGCTGGCGCTGGGCACCAGGCGCATGGGCTCGTAGTCCGACACCAGCGGCCAGCGCTTGGCGAGGTCCGCCGGCACACGGTCGATGCGCTGCCCGTGGTCGCGCCGGAACGTGGCCACTTCGATGATCTTGCCGCCATGGAAGAGCACGTGCGCCAGGCGGAAGCGGCGCCCGATCACGCGGCAGTTGCGGAAGATGCGGCGCACGTCCTGCGGGCGCGCGCTGGTGGCGACGTCGAAGTCCTTGGGCGTGCGACCCAGCAACAGATCGCGCACGCCGCCGCCCACCAAGTAGGCCTGGTAGCCGTGTTGCGAGAGGCGCAAGAGCACCTTCACGGCGTCCTGGTCCATGGCCTCCTCCGGGAAGCGCACCTCGTAGACGGCGGGCTCGGGCTCGCCGTCGTCGTCGCCCGTGCCGCGCAGCCGGGAGGGCTCCTCGCGCGCGTCATCCCGGTCGTCGTCGTGGTCCTGGTACTCGCGTGGCTCGCGCGCCGCGCTGGGCGAGCGCTTGCGCTCGGGAGCAGCGTCGTCCGCCGCCGGTCCGTTGTCTCGGGGCTTGCGCTTCCTGGCGTTGGCTTTGGTCTTGATGACCTCGGGCTCGGCGCTGGGCCCACGCGAGCGACGCATCGGCGCGTCGCCGTCGGCTTTGGCGCGTGCGCCGCCGCCGTCAGCTTTTTTGCGTGCACCGCCGCCGTCGGCTTTGGCGCGCGCGCCACCCCCATCGCGGGCTTCGCGGGGGATGGGCTCGTCGTTCGAGGTGCGGGTGCGTCGGCTGGTGCGGGCCTTGGGAGTGCGTCCCTCCTCACCTGGACCCTGGGGGCCCTTGGCGGGAGCGCTCGACGCACCGTCCGCCGCATGGGGCTTGGGTGGGGCAGCTTCGTTCATGAGTTCTCGGACTTCGCAGGCCCCGCCCGGTAGGGAAGGAGAGAGTCCGTCGCGGCACAGAGGCGGCACGGCAGACGTTGACGAGACCTGACGAGTCCCTCCCTTAGCAGTCCTCCGGGTCCCCGGCAACGGGCCCGCTCCCCTTCAGGTCTGGGGGCGTGATCGAGCAGCCGGGGCGGGGCGGGGGTCGCGGCGGGCACGGCCGCGCAGGCGCGTCCTGTCGGGTCCTCCCTGAAAAACGGCACTCCGCTGCGCTGCGTTTGTTTTTGGGGGTCCTCCCCACGCCCTTGCTGACCCCCGCCCCGCCCCGGCCGCTGCTGACGTTTGGGCATGCACGCAGGTAGGCCTGGCGGGGACCGCTTCGTTCGCGGGGGCTCGCCGGGCCGGACTCGGTGCGGGGTGCGCGAGTGGGCCGGTGGGGGCTCGACTGACCGCGGGGCGCGAAACTGCGCGAGGGCTCACCAGGCTCGACGGACTGCCGGGGGGCGCGCCCGAGTTCGGCTCCCCGTGCGTGTGGCGCTCCGTCGAGCCCAGCCGCGCACCCGGTCGGCGCGTACGGCGGGCTTGGATGAGCCCTCCCGCGCTCGTCGCGCCTGCGTCTAGGCACGACTGCGAGGCCTCGAACGGCCGGGGCGGGGCAGGGGTCGGCCAGGGGCGTGGGGGGGACCCGGAAAGCAAACGCAGCGCACAGCGCGAAGTGCCGCTTTCAGGGGGGTACCGACAGGGCGCGCCAGCGCGACCGTGCCCAGGCCGACCCCTGCCCCGCGCCCGGCGATCGATCCCACACCCCTGGCGCCCAGCCGACTCGCGCCAAAGAGAGGAATGGAATACAACGCCGCCGTGCCAAAGACTTCGAAAGAGATCCGCAACGCCTTCTTGGACTTCTTCGCCGAGCGCGGCCACGAGCGCATGGCCTCGGGCCCGCTCGTGCCGGCCAACGACCCCACGTTGATGTTCGCCAACGCGGGCATGGTGCCGTTCAAGGACGTGTTCACGGGCAAGGACATCCGCCCGTACAAGCGCGCCACGTCGTCGCAGAAGTGCATCCGCATCAGCGGCAAGCACAACGACCTCGAGAACGTGGGCGTGACCGCGCGTCACCACACCTTCTTCGAGATGCTCGGCAACTTCTCGTTCGGCGACTACTTCAAGCGCGACGCCATCCAGTACGCGTGGACGTTCTTCACCGAGGTGCTGAAGCTCGACCCGAATCGCATCGTGGTGACCGTCTTCGGCGGTGAGGAAGGCCTGGCGCCCGCGGACGACGAGGCCGCAGCGATCTGGAAGGACGTCACCGGGTTCCCGGACGAGCGCATCATCCGCTGCGGCGCGGCCGACAACTTCTGGCAGATGGGCGACACCGGTCCGTGCGGACCCTGCAGCGAGCTGCACTACTGCCTGGGTGTCGACGAGGTGGACCCCCGCAAGTTCGGGGAGGAGCCCACGCCCGACGGTCGCGGCTGGTTCGAGCTGTGGAACCTCGTGTTCATGCAGTTCGATAGGCAGTCGGACGGGCGCCTGGTGCCGCTCCCCGCGCCCAGCATCGACACCGGCGCTGGCCTCGAGCGCGTGTGCGTGGTCGCGCAGGACGTGCTCAGCAACTACGACACGGACCTCTTGCGTCCCGTGGTGGACCTCGCCTCCGTCATCAGCGGCAAGCGCTACGGCGCGTCGCAGGCGGACGACGACGTCTCCATGCGCGTCATCGCGGACCACGCGCGCACCACGGCGTTCCTGATCTCGGAGGGCATCTTCCCGGACCGCGTGGGCCGCCCCTACGTGCTGCGCCGCGTGATGCGTCGCGCCATCCGCCACGGGCATCGCCTCGGCATCGGCGAGCCGTTCCTGCACGAGTGCGCGCTGCGCGTCGTCGACGACATGGGCGACATCTATCCGCAGCTGCGCGAGCGCCGGGATCTCATCGCCGACATCACGCGCCAGGAAGAAGAGCGCTTCCGCGCCACGCTCAAGCGCGGGCTCGACCTGCTGGACACCAACACCGAGTGGGCCACGCCCAGCGGTCACAAGACCCTCCCCGGCGCCACGGTCTTCAAGCTGTACGACACCTTCGGCTTCCCGGTCGATCTCCAGGAGGTCATCGGGCGCGAGCACGGCTTCGCCATCGATCAGGCGGGCTTCGACGCCGCCATGGCGGCCGCCAAGGACCGCAGCAAGGGCAGCAAGCTCAACGAGAGCGAGGCCGTGGGCAAGGTCTACCACGACGTCGCCAACCAGCATGGGCAGAGCGAGTTCGTGGGCTACGCTAGCGAGCAGACGCAGGCGCGCGTGCTGGCGCTGGTGAACGTGGGCGAGGCCGCGAACGTGCTGGGCACGGTGGACCCCGCCGTCATCGACGCACTCGAGGAGAACGACGCGCCGCCGCAGGCGGTCATCCTCGACAAGACGCCGTTCTACGCCGAGAAGGGTGGCCAGGTGGGCGACCAGGGCGAGCTGCGCGTGGGCGACGCCGTCTTCGTCGTGACCGACACGCGCGCTCCTGTGGACGGGCTGCACGTGCACGTGGGCTACCTCAAGAGCGGCGCGCTGAAGGTCGGCGACACGCTCGAGGCGGTGGTGGACCACGACCTGCGTAGCGCCACGCGCCGCAACCACAGCGCCACGCACCTCCTGCACTGGGCGCTTCGCGAGGTGGTGGGACCCACGGCCACGCAGAAGGGCTCGCTGGTGGGCCCCTGGCGTCTGCGCTTCGACTTCAGCGCCACGCGGCCGCTCAAGCCCGCCGAGCTCACGCGCATCGAAGACCTGGTGAACGCCGCCATCCTCGCCAACGAGGGCATCACTACCGACGAGCTGGCCATGGACGCGGCCAAGGCGGCGGGCGCCATCGGCATCTTCGAAGAGAAGTACGGCGACGTGGTGCGCATGCTGCGCATCGGGCCCTCGCTCGAGCTCTGCGGTGGCACGCACGCGCGGCGCACAGGAGACATCGGGCTCTTCAAGATCCTGAGCGAGAGCGGCCTCGCAGCCGGTGTGCGGCGCATCGAGGCCACCACGGGCATGAACGCGCTCGCGCACCTGCGTGACCTGAGCGGCGAGCTCGACGCGGCCGGCGCGCTGCTCAAGGCGTCACCATTGCTCGTGGCCGACAAGGTCAAGAAGGTGCTGGACGGAGAGCGCGAGCTGCGCCGCGAGATCGAGCGTCTCAAGCAGCAGCTGATGCAGGGCGGCGCAGGCGACCTCACGGCCTCCGCGCGCGACATCAACGGCGTGAAGGTGCTTGGCGCGGTGGTGGCCCTCGGCGACCCGAAGGCGCTGCGGGAGCTGGCCGATCAGCTTCGCGACAAGTTGGCCCCCTCGGTCATCTTGCTGGGCTCGCCCACGGCCGATGGTCAGAAGGCGCTGCTGGCTTGCTCCGTGAGTAAGGACGCCATTGCGCGCATCAAGGCGGGCGACGTGGTCAAGCACGCGGCGGCCATCGTGGGCGGTGGCGGCGGCGGTCGCCCCGACTTCGCGCAGGCCGGTGGTTCGGACCCCAGCAAGCTCGACGAGGCCGTGGCCTCCATCTTCACGCTCATGAGCTGAGAGGAGCAGCGGTGGCCGGTCACAAGCCCTTCGCGTCACGCATGGTCGCAGGTTACCTCGGTAGCCTCGCGCTGCGCCGCAAGCTCTCGGGGCTCACGCAGAAGCTGCGCACGGGCCGGCCGCGCCTCGAGTTCTACTGGCGCGCGGACGACGCCTACAGCCACGTCATGGCCCAGCTCGTGGCGCGCCTGGTGGACGCCTACCCGCTGGATCTCGAGCTGAACATCGTGCCCGCTGCCGCCGCCGAGGTGGACCCCGAGCCGCAGCTGCGTGCCGCCCACGCCGTGCGCGACGCGCAGGCCCTCGCCCGCTTCTACGACCTCACGTTTCCAGCGCGTGCCATCACGCCCACGCCGGACCGCGTCCGCCGCGCCAACGCGGTGGCCCTCGCGGCGCGCCCTCCACGTGAGCACCTCAGCGTGTTGCTGCAGCTGGGCGAGGCGCTCTTCGGACAGGGTGGCGACGCGCTCTCGGAGTTGGCGCGGACGCTCGGCGCGGTGGAGGGGACCGTGGTCACCACCAGCCTCGAGCTGAGCTACGCGACCCTGCGTGACCGCGGCCACTACCAGTCGGCCACGCTGCGCTACGGTGGCGAGTGGTACGAGGGTCCGCATCGCGTCGTCACGCTGGAGGAGCGGCTGCGCGCCGAAGGCCTCGGCGATGCGTCTTCGGTGCTGACGCGACGCTTTCCGCCGGCGCTCGACATCGCACCGGCCACCACTCCATTCGAGTTCTGGTTCTCGTTCCGCAGCCCCTACAGCTACCTGGCCGTGGAGCAGGTGGCGCCCTGGGTGCGCGGTCCGCTCGCGGGCACCGGGCGCTTTCACTTCAGGCCCGTGCTGCCCATGGTCATGCGTGGCCTCCAGGTGCCCACGGCCAAGAAGATGCACCTCTTGAAGGACGCGAAGCGCGAGGCCGACAGGCTCGGCATCCCGTTCGGCCGCATCGCCGACCCGGTGGGCCCGGGCGCCGAGCGTTGCATCGCGGTGTACGCTGCCGTGGAGGCCAGCGGCCGAGGGTTCGACTTTGCCCAGCAGGCGGCGCGCGGCATCTGGTCCGAGGGCGTGGACGTGGCCACCGATGCCGGGCTCCACGCGCTGGCCGAGCGCGCCGGGATCCGCAGCGACGAAGTGGATGCGGCCCTCACGGAGAGCCAGCGCGGCTTGGACCTCGCGGAGTTCAACCGGCTGGCGCTGCACGACGACGCCGCGCTCTGGGGCGTTCCCTCCTTCCGTGTGGGCGAACTCACCACGTGGGGACAAGACCGGCTGCCGCTCGTGGCGCACGCGCTCGGGCTGCCCGGCTAGCGCAGCCGGCGCGGCTCAGCGGAACAGCTTCTTGAAGAAGCCGCCCTTCTTCTCGGGGTCGTCAGGTTCGTGGTCGGGCGTGGTGTGCATGGCGTCGGGGGCCATTTCCTCCGCACTCAGCCCTGGGCCGTCCAGCTCGGTGCCCGTGCCGGTGGCCTCGTCCCCGCTGTCGTCGATCACGATCTCGAAGTCGTCCACTTCCATCATGTCGATCTCGTCGCTGAGATCTTCGAAGGACTCGCGCGCACCGTCCAGCACGGCGGCGGCCAGCGCGGGGGGCCGCACGCTGCCCGGCGTGGGGACGGGCGGCGGCACCGTCTTGGGGCGCGCCTCGGCCACGGGCGGCGCGGCCTCCTCCGGCGAGTCGGCAAACAGCGCGGCCATCAGATCGTCGCTCTCGGAGGCGCTGCTGGCGGCGCTCGGACTCGGCGCAGCGCGTGCTTCCTCCTGCTCCAGCAAGCTGGCCAGGTCCACGAACGCGCTCGGCTGCGCGCCACGGTCGTCGCTGCTCACCACGTCGTCGAGGCGGTCTTGCGGTGCGTCGAACGCGTCGGCGCCCAGGTCCCCGAACAGGTCCGTGCCGAACAGGTCCGTGTCGTCGGAGGTGGACGCGGCGGCCTGCGTGCCCGGCGACGGCGCTGTGGCGTCTTGCTCGTCCTCCAGCTCGTCGGCCAACAGCTGGCTCAGCGTGGTGGCCGCGCTCTCGTCCATGGCGGGCGGGCGGGAGGCCGGGCGTGCGGCCGCGGCATCGCGCTCGCGGGCCGCTTGCTCGGCGCGTGCGGCTCGTTCGGCCGCTTCACGCTCGGCTCGCTGTGCCGCAGCAGCCTCGCGTTGCGCTTGATCCGCCGCGGCCTGCTGGGCGCGCTGGGCGGCAGCCGACTCCCGGTCGGCCACAGCCTGTGCCTCGCGCGCGGCGCGGGCTTCCCTCGCGGCGTCCTGCTCGGCGCTCAGCGCGGCGACGCGTGCGTCGGCTTCGGCCCGTATCGCGCGTGCGCGCTCGTCACGCTTTCTGGCCTCGGCGGCCAGTTCTGCCCCGCGCGAGGCGGCTTGCTGGCGCGCTGCGTCCAGCACGGCATCGAGCCCCGCCACGTCGGCGGCGAGCGCGTCGAGCTCGCCGTCCACCACGGCGAGGTCCGTGCTGCGGCCGGCCAGCAAGCGCGTGCGCACGCCCTCGAGGGCCTCGGGTGGCTTCTGGAACGCGTCCAGCTCCTGGTCTAGCTGCGCCAAGCGGTTCGCGAGAGACATCGGGCGCTAGCGTCCCACTCTTCCCGCGTGGCGTAAAGCAAGGTGTGCACCCCCCTTCTTCGACACTAGCAGCCCGCGCGCCTTCGCGTCATCCTCTCCCCGTGCTGCGCCTCGTCGTCGGTCCCCTCAACTACTCCTCCTGGTCCATGCGCCCATGGCTCGTGCTGCATCACAGCGGCCTGCCCTTCAAGACGCACGAGATCGGCCTCTTCGTGGAGCCTGGCTGGCAGGAGCAGGTGCTGTCGTTCTCCGGTGCGGGCAAGGTGCCGGTGCTGGTGGACAAGAACCTGAGCGTCCACGAGTCGCTCGCCATCTGCGAGTACATCGCCGAGCTGGCGCCCGAGGCACGGCTGTGGCCCGAAGACCGTGCGCTGCGGGCCCGTGGGCGCGCCATCTCCGCCGAGATGGCCAGCAGCTTCGGCAGCCTGCGGAACGAGATGAACGCCAACATCCGCGGCCGCCGCGCGACGCCGCGTGCGCCCAGCGCCGACGCCCAGCGCGACATCGACCGCGTGTTCGACATCTGGCGCGCCAGCCTGGCCACCTCACCGGGGCCCTTCCTGCTGGGCGACTTCAGCGTTGCGGACGCCATGTACTACCCGGTGCTCACGCGCTTCCGCACGTATGGCGTTCCGCTCCCGGCCGAGGTGGCGCCCTGGGCCGAGCGCATGGAGGCGCACCCCTCCGTAGTGGCGCTGGTGGCCGAGGCGCAGAAGAGCGTGGCCATCCCCAAGTACGACGCGCTGCTGTGAGCGCCGCGCTGCCACGCGCGTTGACCCCGGCCGCATTCGCGCCGACACTCGCAGGATGACGCTACGCGTGGTGTTCGGGGTGGTGGTGGTGAGCCTGGTCTCGAGCTGCGCGGGGGGCGGGAACGCTCCACCCGCACCCCCCTGCACCCTGTTGCCGTGCAGCGACTCCGTCAGCATCACGGCCCAGCTGACGGCCGAGCAGGCGCGCGCCGGTCAGCACGTCTTCACCGTGACTGCCGACGCCGCCACCGTGCGCTGTGAGCTCGCGCACACCGACGCCGCCTCGCGCGCCGACGCCCAGTGCGTGGGCAGCGTGTCGCTCTCGCTGGGGCCGCGCATGGAGACGGTGGAGGTCCCGAGCCCCGTCCCGGGCACCGTCATGATCACCGAGCGCGCCGTGCCCGGCGTCTTCGAGTGGCGCGCCGAGGTGTATGGCCAGCCCGCGAGCGTGCGGGTGGTCCACGAGCTGGACGGCGTGGTGCTGCGCGACCAAACGGCGGCGCCCACCTACACCGCCACGCGGCCCAACGGCCCGGCGTGCGACCCCGAGTGCCACACGGCGGCGGTCACGTGGCCGGCGAGCTGATGGGCGCATGAGCAAGCTCCGCGAGGCGGCGTGCCCCTGCGGCCGCGGACAGCGCTACGAGGCCTGCTGCGGGCGCTTTCACCAAGGCGCCGAGCCCGAGCAGCCCCGTGACCTGATGGCCGCGCGCTACTCCGCCTTCGTGCTGGGCGACGCCGCGTTCCTGCACCGCACGCTGCACCCCCAGCACGACGACCATGCGGCCGGCGTGGCGGGCGTCACGAAGGCGCTGCGCGCCCAGGCCAAGAGCGTGCGCTACCAGAGCCTGCGCATCCTCGACAGCCGTGAGCCGGACGAGAGCGGAGCGGCGCAGGTGCTGTTCCACGTCAGCGTGCGGGCGTCCGGCCGCGATGTGAGCTTCGTGGAGCGCAGCTACTTCCTGCACGACGGCGTGGGCTGGCGGTATCTCGCGGGCGAGACCGGCGCGGCGCGCGACGTGGGTGCTGCGCTCGCGGAGCTCGACATAGCGGGCTTCGAGCGCTTGCTGTCTGGGTCCCCGTCGGCCCGGCGCTGAGTCTCTGGGCCTGCGGCACGGTCCGGGGCGCCGCCGGCAGTTGGCACACTCTGGCCCAGCTTCGTGTGGAACGAACCTTGCTCTGGGTGAGGGGCGATCCACACGAAGGCTCACCATGCACGCTCACCCCTGCCACCCGGCTCGTTGCTCCCGTTCCCTACTGGTGGGTCTCGCCGCCCTCCTAGGCGTCGCCTTCGCCTCGGCCCCACACGTTGCCCGCGCTTGCGGTGGCTGCTTCGCGCCGTCGGGCGAGGCCAGCCCGGTCATCGCCCATCGCATGGCGGTGCTCATGGCGGCCGACCGCACGGTGCTCTGGGACCAGTTCGAGTACGAAGGCGACCCGAGCGAGTTCGTCTGGATCCTGCCCGTGCTGGGCACCGAAGAGGTGGAGGTCGAGCTCTCCACCGACGACTTCTTCCAGCAGCTCTCGGCCATGACCCGGGTGCAGCTCAGCGGGCCCTTCCAGAGCACCGGAGGGGGCGGTCGCTCGCCCTTCTTCGGCTGCGGGGGCAGCGCCGACGGCGGCTCGTACTCGCGGGTGGAGCCGCCCGTCACGGTGTACCGGGAGGCCACCGTGGGCCCGTACGAGACCGTGGTGATCGGCTCGGAGGACCCCGACGCGCTGGTCACTTGGCTGCGCGATCACGACTACGTCATCGGCGACGACCTGCTGCCGATCATCGACTACTACACGCGGCGCGGGAGCAACTTCCTGGCGCTGCGCATCTCACCGGACGCGTACCAGAAGCGCATGCAGCCGGTGCGCGTCACGTGCCCCGTGGCCAGCGACACGCTTCCGTTGCGCATGGTCACGGCGGGGGTGCGTTCGTCGGTGGCGCTCGAGCTCTTCGTGTTCGGCGACGTTCGCTACCAAGCCGCCAACTTCGTGAACGTGGAGGTGGACCGCGAGGAGGTCACCTTCTCGCGCACCACGAGCACCTACAACTACGACGCGCTGGCCGCCCAAGCCCTGACGCAGCGCGCGGGTGAGGTGTGGCTCACCGAGTTCGCCGACCAGCTGGACTACTGGGAGTACGACCCGGCAGAGCCGGATGGCCAAGGCGGCGTGTACAGCGCGCCGGACGACTGGGCGGTGGTGCGCAACGTGTACAGCACCCCGTTCCTGACACGCATGCGCGCGGACCTGCCGGTGCATGCGCTGGCCGGTGACCTGGCGCTCGAGCCCTCGCTCCTGCCCAGCCTCCCGCGCACCATCCAGGTGACGCGCTTCGACGACACGCCTGCGGAAGCGACCGCGGCGAGCGGGCTGCCTCCCGTTCCTGCGCTCATCGTGCTGGGTGCCGGGCTGCTGGGCGTGCTCCGTCGCCGGCGCTGAGCCCCTCGGCGCGCGCTCTGTTCTCTCCGCCCCGATCGGCGATCGGCTTCCCCGCTTTCGCGCGCGTGCCGTACGCTTGTCGCATGCACGCACCCCACACGCTTCGCGGCCCGCTCACGCTGCTCCCCTCACTGGCGCTGCTCGCGGCGCTCGGCTGCGGCGGCTCCTCGGCCACGGAGACCCGCGAGACCAGCGACGCCACCGAGGGCGGCGAGACCAGCGCCACCGAAGGAGCCGAGACCATGCCGCCTGCCGACACCTGCGACGAGGCCAGCATCCCGCTTGTGGGGCGCTACTCGCTCACGCGCTACCCGGGGCAGGACGCCGTGGGACCCAACGGGGAGCGCCCCATGGGCATGTCCAAAGAGTACGACTTCGGCGCGAACAGCTACACCATGGAGGGCTACCCGCCGCTGCGCATCACGGGGCGCTATGAAGAGCTCTCGCGCGACGGCGCGCGCCTCGAGGTGCGCTTCTACGAC containing:
- a CDS encoding SEC-C domain-containing protein, with the protein product MSKLREAACPCGRGQRYEACCGRFHQGAEPEQPRDLMAARYSAFVLGDAAFLHRTLHPQHDDHAAGVAGVTKALRAQAKSVRYQSLRILDSREPDESGAAQVLFHVSVRASGRDVSFVERSYFLHDGVGWRYLAGETGAARDVGAALAELDIAGFERLLSGSPSARR
- the alaS gene encoding alanine--tRNA ligase, coding for MEYNAAVPKTSKEIRNAFLDFFAERGHERMASGPLVPANDPTLMFANAGMVPFKDVFTGKDIRPYKRATSSQKCIRISGKHNDLENVGVTARHHTFFEMLGNFSFGDYFKRDAIQYAWTFFTEVLKLDPNRIVVTVFGGEEGLAPADDEAAAIWKDVTGFPDERIIRCGAADNFWQMGDTGPCGPCSELHYCLGVDEVDPRKFGEEPTPDGRGWFELWNLVFMQFDRQSDGRLVPLPAPSIDTGAGLERVCVVAQDVLSNYDTDLLRPVVDLASVISGKRYGASQADDDVSMRVIADHARTTAFLISEGIFPDRVGRPYVLRRVMRRAIRHGHRLGIGEPFLHECALRVVDDMGDIYPQLRERRDLIADITRQEEERFRATLKRGLDLLDTNTEWATPSGHKTLPGATVFKLYDTFGFPVDLQEVIGREHGFAIDQAGFDAAMAAAKDRSKGSKLNESEAVGKVYHDVANQHGQSEFVGYASEQTQARVLALVNVGEAANVLGTVDPAVIDALEENDAPPQAVILDKTPFYAEKGGQVGDQGELRVGDAVFVVTDTRAPVDGLHVHVGYLKSGALKVGDTLEAVVDHDLRSATRRNHSATHLLHWALREVVGPTATQKGSLVGPWRLRFDFSATRPLKPAELTRIEDLVNAAILANEGITTDELAMDAAKAAGAIGIFEEKYGDVVRMLRIGPSLELCGGTHARRTGDIGLFKILSESGLAAGVRRIEATTGMNALAHLRDLSGELDAAGALLKASPLLVADKVKKVLDGERELRREIERLKQQLMQGGAGDLTASARDINGVKVLGAVVALGDPKALRELADQLRDKLAPSVILLGSPTADGQKALLACSVSKDAIARIKAGDVVKHAAAIVGGGGGGRPDFAQAGGSDPSKLDEAVASIFTLMS
- the pcnB gene encoding polynucleotide adenylyltransferase PcnB, yielding MNEAAPPKPHAADGASSAPAKGPQGPGEEGRTPKARTSRRTRTSNDEPIPREARDGGGARAKADGGGARKKADGGGARAKADGDAPMRRSRGPSAEPEVIKTKANARKRKPRDNGPAADDAAPERKRSPSAAREPREYQDHDDDRDDAREEPSRLRGTGDDDGEPEPAVYEVRFPEEAMDQDAVKVLLRLSQHGYQAYLVGGGVRDLLLGRTPKDFDVATSARPQDVRRIFRNCRVIGRRFRLAHVLFHGGKIIEVATFRRDHGQRIDRVPADLAKRWPLVSDYEPMRLVPSASAEGIRPDEDLLIVNDNVFGEPFEDAIRRDFTINGLFYDIEHEEVIDYVGGMADVERHVLRMIGDPIVRFREDPVRILRAIKFSARLDLGIAEDVLDAIQAYRGELARAAKPRILEEIFRLLRGGAAHRSFYLAWDLGVLAEILPELAGYLDDRAPDADLTWLRLAAVDAQIAAGEAISEAVMVSALLLGPLNEALDGARNQAAAFEWFMEEVSERIAMPRRLKDRIRLIIGSQGRLRSGKLGSIQTRDFFAEAAQLYALDCAARNQPVPDWAIDPPYVAPEEEPTRRRRRRRRN
- a CDS encoding glutathione S-transferase, whose translation is MRPWLVLHHSGLPFKTHEIGLFVEPGWQEQVLSFSGAGKVPVLVDKNLSVHESLAICEYIAELAPEARLWPEDRALRARGRAISAEMASSFGSLRNEMNANIRGRRATPRAPSADAQRDIDRVFDIWRASLATSPGPFLLGDFSVADAMYYPVLTRFRTYGVPLPAEVAPWAERMEAHPSVVALVAEAQKSVAIPKYDALL
- a CDS encoding DUF2330 domain-containing protein; the encoded protein is MHAHPCHPARCSRSLLVGLAALLGVAFASAPHVARACGGCFAPSGEASPVIAHRMAVLMAADRTVLWDQFEYEGDPSEFVWILPVLGTEEVEVELSTDDFFQQLSAMTRVQLSGPFQSTGGGGRSPFFGCGGSADGGSYSRVEPPVTVYREATVGPYETVVIGSEDPDALVTWLRDHDYVIGDDLLPIIDYYTRRGSNFLALRISPDAYQKRMQPVRVTCPVASDTLPLRMVTAGVRSSVALELFVFGDVRYQAANFVNVEVDREEVTFSRTTSTYNYDALAAQALTQRAGEVWLTEFADQLDYWEYDPAEPDGQGGVYSAPDDWAVVRNVYSTPFLTRMRADLPVHALAGDLALEPSLLPSLPRTIQVTRFDDTPAEATAASGLPPVPALIVLGAGLLGVLRRRR
- a CDS encoding DsbA family protein codes for the protein MAGHKPFASRMVAGYLGSLALRRKLSGLTQKLRTGRPRLEFYWRADDAYSHVMAQLVARLVDAYPLDLELNIVPAAAAEVDPEPQLRAAHAVRDAQALARFYDLTFPARAITPTPDRVRRANAVALAARPPREHLSVLLQLGEALFGQGGDALSELARTLGAVEGTVVTTSLELSYATLRDRGHYQSATLRYGGEWYEGPHRVVTLEERLRAEGLGDASSVLTRRFPPALDIAPATTPFEFWFSFRSPYSYLAVEQVAPWVRGPLAGTGRFHFRPVLPMVMRGLQVPTAKKMHLLKDAKREADRLGIPFGRIADPVGPGAERCIAVYAAVEASGRGFDFAQQAARGIWSEGVDVATDAGLHALAERAGIRSDEVDAALTESQRGLDLAEFNRLALHDDAALWGVPSFRVGELTTWGQDRLPLVAHALGLPG